The Opisthocomus hoazin isolate bOpiHoa1 chromosome 27, bOpiHoa1.hap1, whole genome shotgun sequence DNA segment gcGGGACCTGAcggtggagggggggggtccTGCCACATCCCAGGGGGTCATGGGGGGGTTGGGAGAGCGCTGGGGACAGTCTGGGGGTCTGGCTGCGCCCACCTCACCTCGGTGAGCGGTTTTGGTACCCAGGGCACGAGGGTCCTGCTGGGGAGGCTCTGCCCGGAGAGCAGGGACCTCTTCTCCAGGGGGCCTCTTCTctacccccccagcccccccggggtcTGCACCGTGCGTCCTCAGCTGCACCCcagccccatttccccccccccaaaagccccGCCAGGGGGTGCCCCCCCCGTACCTCTCGCAGACGCGGACGGTCCAGGCGGCGATGATCCAGGAGGAGATGCTGAAGACGAGGAGGACGGTGCCGGGGCAGATGGTCATGAGGGTCTTCATGACGAAGCGGGTGTTGAAGTTGATCTTGTTGAGGGCGCCGATGCTGCGGGAGGAGGCGTCGGTGAAGAGCTTGCTGTGCAGCAGCATGACGCGCCCGATCAGGTACAGCCGCAGGAACATGGGCACGGAGAGGATGACGTCCACGTCGGCGTCGGCCACCGAGGCGGCGTAGGTGAAGGCCAAGCGCGCCGTCCAGGTGAAGAGGTACTGGCCGGGGATGGGGTGGATGGCGCAGACCAGCAGCTCCAGGGCGATGAAGAAGACGCGCTCGCAGGTCATGGCGATGCGCCAGTCGTCGGCGCCGTTGTCCACCATGAAGAGCTgcggggagggaagaggggaggtggtgggacccccccggggggggacGCACGGCCCTGGGGAGCCCCCCAGGCGTGGGTGCCGCTCACCTGGATCTCCCTGGCGTGGTACATGACGATGAGCCCCAGGAGGATGACGGTGGAGAGGCTGATAAGGCATTTCAGTGCAAAGGAATACGACGACTCCTGCCAGGGGAGCGGGCGGCGTGAGCCCGGCTgagccccccccaagcccccccaccCGCCCACCGCACCCCCCTACCTTGGTGTAGACCCCCCAGGAGAGCTCGGTCTCCGTCACCATCACCACGATGCCGAACATCCCGAAGATGAGGGCGTAATCGCTGAGGCGCTTCCGCTTCTCGAAGAGGGCTCGCCGGTGCCCCAGCCTGTACCCGACGTTGGGCGTCCTCCGGGGACCCCCTcgccccccgggccgccccctcGCGCCGCCGGCCGGACCCCCGGGCTGCTCCGCCCGGGAGACCACCACCTccgggcccgggggcggcggggtctCCCGCTGCGGCGGGTGTGGGGCGTGGGGGGCGGCGCTGGGGGGGTCGCGGGGCCGCACCACCCCCCCGTTGTAGCGGCAGCCGCTCATGGCtgtggcggggagggggccgggcgaTCCCGCATGGCTCAGCGGCGCGGGGGCGACCTGCGGGGGAGGGGacggtgttgggggggggggggtccccgggatCGGCATCCTCATCCCGCCGGGCGACGCCTGGCGACGGGGCACGTGGTGCCCACGTGCCGGCCTCGACCACGGCCGGCGAAGTGTCGCGATCACGGGGGACGTGTCGCGACCACGGGGAACGTGTCCTGCCCGTGGaacaccggccccccccccgcccacccacccacccacccacccgggGGTCGCTGCCGCCGCAGCCTCGCCGCCCcccggggatggagggggggggacagCGAGGGCAGGAGGGGTCcggccccccggggccgccggtgCCCGGCGCTGGCCCCGGGACGGTTCCGGGACCGAGCGGCagccgcgcgcccccgccgcccccggggctccCGGTACCGGGGCGCCCGGCCCGGCTCAGCCCACCCCAGCCCGGTCCCTGCCCGGTAcctcccgccgggccggggccggggccgcgccgccgccgctgcagcccggctggggcccgggggcgcgcggcggcgggaccGGAGCGCTTGGGGGCGGGGCCAAGGCGGGGCGGGGCTTCTGATTGGCCGAGAGCGCCCACGCCCCCTTGACGAGACTCCGCCCCGCCTCCCTTTCCCCGCCCCCGAGCGTTGACCCCGCCCTCCCGCGCTGCCGGGCGCCCCCAGCCCCCtctgcggcccccggccccccccgcagtccccccccagccgccccctgccccgcgcacagcccgcagcccccccaatCACGCCCCCAGCGCCCCCCCCGCTGGTCCCCTGCACCCCGAAATCCAGCAACCCCCGTGTACCCCCCCAGCgcacccctccatccctccccgccccccgagcacgctgctgccagcaccccctgcacgcccccagtgcccccccaacgcccccagtgtcccccccagtgcccctccTGTCACCCCCAGTGCCCCACCCTTcaccccctgtgtcccccccatcacccccagcgCACCCCCCCCGTCACCACCAGCACCCCAACACCCCCCAGCACCTCAGTGACACCCCCCCCCGACACCGCAGCGGCTCCCTGCACCCCCCTACCTGCTCGAggaccccggggccggccgggggggggccgttaggggctgcggggccggggcttggcgcgggggggggccggggggccgggtgCCATGGGCTTCCCTCCACGCCTGGCCGGAGAGGAGACGCGGCGTTAGCGGGgtacccagcccccccccggcccccgactcccaccccagggccccgccaccgggggggggtcccctgtgCCGTGGCGGGGGGCAgtggcggggctgcgggcagggggatgCCGGTGCCgcaccgagcccccccccccccagcagccaggtGGGCGAGCGGGGCCTCGCCGAGCAGAGCCGCGGGGTTTTTTCTAGGGGGGgtcccccagcagccagcagagcccccccagcACGGCCCCAAGCCCTCccggtgccagcagtgccgtcCCGGTCGCAGGGCCAGGCCGCGGCTGGTCGCTGCAGGGCTCCATGCAGGGGAgtctgggggggtccccacagcctctccccccaccctgcagtgGGGCTGTACCCCGGAGAGGGGCAGCTCCCCGCATTTCAGGCTTCCCACTGCGCCCCATCCTGGCGAACCCCCGGACCCCCAGCATTGGCACCCCCGCCGCGACCAGCGTCACTGTGTCCGCGGCCCCCCCGGTGCGGGGACACCCGGGAAGGGGCCgccaccagcatccccccccccatgGGGGACAGCAGGGCTTTGgggtcccctccccggcccccgagGGCTGTGGACGCGCCCAGCCGCTCCCCGGAGCCGCTGGCCCCCCCCCAGCGCCAGACCATTTTCTCTCCATTTCGCCAAATTTATGGCAGAAAAATGGGTTCCGGTTTCTTTCAAATACTCagttatgggggggggggaagcggttTGTGGGGGGCCACCAGCCTCAGGCCTCCCTCGCTGCGGCGGTGCCGGCGCTGCCGGGGCGAAGCGCTCGCCCCACCAAACTTTTGGGCACCTCGAAACGGGGTCGGCGAAGCGgcccccagagaccccccagaCGGGTGAtgataaataacaataataataataataattaataataattaaccCCCCCGCTCCGTGGCCATTTCGCTAACGACCGCTATCGACGGCAGCGTAACCAGGCCCCTGCCATGACACCGAGCGGGACGCGAGGGACGCGAGGGACGCGAGGGACACGAGGGACGCGAGGGACATCACCACCCAGAGCGCTGATTAAAACCACAAAGCCCCGAGGGGTCTCCGTCCCCCGTCCCCGTGGGGACACCGACGCCGGTGGCTGCATCCCGGGGATGCTCGGGCGGGATGCGCAGGGTGGGGGTACAGAGAGCGgtcacccccggcccccccgcggtGACGGGGACATGGCGGGTGCCCCCGGCCGTGGCGGCCGCGTGTCCTTGAGCAGCGGCCTCGAGCATCCCCGCAGCGGCCGGACGCCCACCGCCGCAGCCCGGTGTCGCGGCGTGGTGGCAGGGTGCTCCCACCGCCGCGCTCGGGGACCCGCCAGGCCTTGTCTCCCCGGcatggggggtccccgggggggccCTGTCCCGGGTGGACACGAGACCCCATGGCCTTCACCGTGGAGGTGGCTGGGGCGCAACGGGGATGGTGGGGACAGGGCAAAGG contains these protein-coding regions:
- the KCNN1 gene encoding small conductance calcium-activated potassium channel protein 1 isoform X1; this translates as MSGCRYNGGVVRPRDPPSAAPHAPHPPQRETPPPPGPEVVVSRAEQPGGPAGGARGRPGGRGGPRRTPNVGYRLGHRRALFEKRKRLSDYALIFGMFGIVVMVTETELSWGVYTKESSYSFALKCLISLSTVILLGLIVMYHAREIQLFMVDNGADDWRIAMTCERVFFIALELLVCAIHPIPGQYLFTWTARLAFTYAASVADADVDVILSVPMFLRLYLIGRVMLLHSKLFTDASSRSIGALNKINFNTRFVMKTLMTICPGTVLLVFSISSWIIAAWTVRVCERYHDKQEVTSNFLGAMWLISITFLSIGYGDMVPHTYCGKGVCLLTGIMVSAGEGGSGRGGTHGSCHCRHRGGLCPQGAGCTALVVAVVARKLELTKAEKHVHNFMMDTQLTKRVKNAAANVLRETWLIYKHTRLVRKVDRARVRTHQRKFLQAIHQLRSVKMEQRKLSDQANTLVDLAKTQTVMYDVVAELQERHEELEKRLGALEGKLEALGLSLRALPALLGQALGQQQRQLLGGWTPQLCSAATPRTPSSPPASSDSG
- the KCNN1 gene encoding small conductance calcium-activated potassium channel protein 1 isoform X2, producing MSGCRYNGGVVRPRDPPSAAPHAPHPPQRETPPPPGPEVVVSRAEQPGGPAGGARGRPGGRGGPRRTPNVGYRLGHRRALFEKRKRLSDYALIFGMFGIVVMVTETELSWGVYTKESSYSFALKCLISLSTVILLGLIVMYHAREIQLFMVDNGADDWRIAMTCERVFFIALELLVCAIHPIPGQYLFTWTARLAFTYAASVADADVDVILSVPMFLRLYLIGRVMLLHSKLFTDASSRSIGALNKINFNTRFVMKTLMTICPGTVLLVFSISSWIIAAWTVRVCERYHDKQEVTSNFLGAMWLISITFLSIGYGDMVPHTYCGKGVCLLTGIMGAGCTALVVAVVARKLELTKAEKHVHNFMMDTQLTKRVKNAAANVLRETWLIYKHTRLVRKVDRARVRTHQRKFLQAIHQLRSVKMEQRKLSDQANTLVDLAKTQTVMYDVVAELQERHEELEKRLGALEGKLEALGLSLRALPALLGQALGQQQRQLLGGWTPQLCSAATPRTPSSPPASSDSG